The nucleotide sequence ATCGAGATCGAGCGATAGATCGAGAGATCGAGAGATCGAGATCGAGCGATAGATCGAGAGATCGAGAGATCGAGATCGAGCGATAGATCGAGAGATCGAGAGATCGAGATCGAGCGATAGATCGAGAGATCGAGAGATCGAGATCGAGCGATAGATCGAGAGATCGAGAGATCGAGATCGAGCGATAGATCGAGAGATCGAGAGATCGAGATCGAGCGAGAGATCGAGAGATCGAGAGATCGAGAGATCGAGATCGAGATCGAGCGAGAGATCGAGAGATCGAGATCGAGCGAGAGATCGAGAGATCGAGATCGAGCGAGAGATCGAGAGATCGAGATCGAGCGAGAGATCGAGAGATCGAGAGATCGAGAGATCGAGAGATCGAGATCGAGCGAGAGATCGAGAGATCGAGATCGAGCGAGAGATCGAGAGATCGAGATCGAGAGATCGAGAGATCGAGCGAGAGATCGAGCGAGCGAGAGATCGAGAGATCGAGAGATCGAGATCGAGCGATCCAGATCGAGCGATCCAGATCGAGCGATCCAGATCGAGCGATCCAGATCGAGCGAGAGATCGAGAGATCGAGCGAGAGATCGAGAGATCGAGCGAGAGATCGAGCGAGAGATCGAGAGCGAGATCGAGAGCGAGATCGAGAGCGAGATCGAGAGCGAGATCGAGAGATCGAGAGATCGAGAGATCGAGAGATCGAGAGATCGAGCGAGAGATCGAGCGAGAGATCGAGCGAGAGATCGAGAGCGAGATCGAGAGCGAGATCGAGAGCGAGATCGAGAGCGAGATCGAGAGCGAGATcgagagagatcgagagatcgAGAGATCGAGAGATAGAGATCGAGAGATAGAGATCGAGAGatagagatcgagagagagagatcgagagagagagatcgagagagagagatcgagagagagagatcgagagagggATCGAGAGATCGAGAGAGGGATCGAGAGAGGGatcgagagatcgagagagagatcgagagagggATCGAGAGATCGAGAGAGGGATCGAGAGAGAGGGATCGAGAGAGAGGGATCGGGATCGAGGGAGCGAGAGATCGGGATCGAGGGAGCGAGGGATCGGGATCGAGGGATCGAGATCGGGATCGGGATCGAGGGATCGAGATCGGGatcgagagatcgagagagagagagagagagagagagagaaaatgggcatgccagggcctctagccaccgcaaacgaactccagatgcatgtgccaccttgtacatctggcttacatgggtactggggaatccaactgaggtcctttggctttgcaggcaagtgccttaagcgctaagccatctctccagccctaatagcacatctttttaaaagtctttttagtcagacatggtggtgcattcctttaatccccagcacttgggaggcagaggtaggaggatcactttgagcttgaggccagcctgggactatagagtaagttgcaggccagcctgggctagagtgagaacctacctagaaaaaacaataacaaaaagtatTATTACATTTAGAACAAGGCCACTCCTTCTTGggcaaatttatttttctctgtttccctagctcaaaaatatgtaaaaaattatCCACCTCAGGGAATCATACAGGGTTGGGAAAGTGTAAATTCATTGCTTTCACACTAAGTGAGGCAGATGAAGACTCCAGCAATTAATCTGGAAAACACAGAATGGGATATGCGTGTCCAGTTAGCGAGGCCAACCCGGTCAAGTACAGCCAAAGGAGAGGGAGACATGACCCTTTGCTTTTCTTCTCACCCAAGAGGAGATGCCTCACGAACCCCATATTCACCTGGGCCAAGAGAGCTGCAAAAATCAAGGCCtggaaagtacagagccaaggctGTCCTCCCATTGGAGGGACTGGCAACAGAAGTCAGCTGTGGCTTGAAGGTACTGGCTGGGCATTTCCCAGGTGTAGCTGGCATTCTCCCCAGGGAGCCATGCCAGGTGCCAGGCTGTCATCAGGCTCCAGCGCCCTCCACTGGTGTCAGGGAAGGAGGTTCAGGCCCAGCCTTCGCTCGAGCCTCTGCTCTGGCTTTGAGCCTGGCTTGCACTTGGGGGCCAGGCCGGAGGGTGGGCGATAGTGTAGGGTGCTCCGTTCTGAGGACTATTCCACTGCCACCAAAGACAGGGGAAAGCATACGTGTCCAGCTCAAAACGCCTTCTCAAGTGGACACACTCAAGTCAGGGACCAGGACATCCCCAAGTGTCCTAGAAACTTCGAGAAAGTTCCTTATCATTTCTCTTGCCTTCTCGTCACCTATTGTCCTGCGTGTCATTAAATAAAACCTTTAGATTTTAcgtctcttaaattttttttttttttgtttatttttatttatttatttgagagcaacagacagagaaagagacagatagagagagagagagagagagagagagagagaatgggagcgccagggcttccagcctctgcaaatgaactccagacgcgtgcgcccccttgtgcatctggctaacgtgggacctggggaaccgagcctcgaaccggggtccttaggcttcacaggcaagcgcttaaccgctaagccatctctccagccctcttaaatttttatttaaaattccaaATCTGTAAAATTGGAAGAATAGAATAGGAATACCCCTGTGCTCACCTGGAATAGTTAACATTGCTATACATTCCacacattttcctctttctctctctctttttctctgtcccttttcctttttcttctcctttcccctctcttttattcttttgagaccaagtctcactctgtagtccaggctggccttcaagtgaccctcttgcctcagcctcccaagtgctaggactataggCGTGGCCCaccttactctgtctctctctctttctgtgttactttttctcttcccttctttgaaCCATTTGAGAGTTATTTGTAGACAGCATAACAATATATATTCCAACACATGTCTCCTAAGAATAGGGGCCTATATATGGTATAATTATTATGTTCAAGAAAATTGCTACTGCTataatgtttaattatttatcttcCCAATTATTTCCATAATGTTCATTATGAATATGTATGCTTAAAAATTAATAAGCCAAACTTGGGACACATTATacatttagttttgtttgttttaaattttatttctgttttgttcttttgaggtagggtctcactcaagcccaggctgacctggaagccagtacactgtgaagtctcagggtagtcttgaactcacagcaatcctcctacctctgcctcctgagcgctgggattaaaggtatgcaacaccatgcctgccttagttttgtcctttaaaaaaaatgttttattacttgcaaggagagagagagaaagtaagtatggacacaccagggcctctagccactgcaaacagactccaaatgcatgtgccactgggtgcatctggctttatgtggatgccgGGGAATCAAtgtcaagccatcaggctttgcaggcaagcgccttaactactaaaccatctccccagccctaaaaaattcttttgaacactttggaccttaactgctaagccatctctccagtccagttttgTCTTCTAAAGTTTCAAAGTTTCctactttgttttcctttcttattgatatttttaaaggattcagGCTAATTTTCcagattgtttttaatattttatttatttagttatttgcaaatatagaaagaaacagacagagagacagagaatgggcatgccagggcctctagccatctcaaatgaactccagacacatgcgccactttgtacatctggctttacgtgggtaatgggaaatcaaactccagagtggttttttttttttttttttgaggcaagcccaacagactggctttatttatttatttatttttgtttatttttatttatttatttgagagcaatagacagagggagaaagaggcagagagagagagagggagaggagagaatgggcataccagggcctccagccactgcaaatgaactccagacatgtgtgcccccttgggcatcttgctaacgtgggtcctggggaatccagcctccaactggggtccttaggcttcacaggcaagtgctcaactgctaagccatctctccagcccatggctttattttttaaatatgagagagtgagagtgtgtgagagagagaataggcagggcctccaaccaccccAATCAAACCTCAGCcgtatgcacctccttgtgcgcatatgtaaccttgtgtgcttgcatcacatgGTGagcctggctttcatgggacctggagagttgaacatgagtccttaggctttgcaggcaagcaccttaaccactaagccatctcttcagctccagagtgttttttaaaattattttttatgaattacagacagtatggatacatcacgtgttggtatcatcctttccctcatccctgctcccttTCCGAAGGGGGCCTTCTtcactgggattgaaggctttcCCTGTGGAGGTTGTGGGAAATACCAGTTTCTTGCTATTgaggttttgtttggtttatttgtttttcgaagtaggttctcattctagcccaggctagaattcactatgtagtctcagagttgcctcaaactcatggtgatcctcttacttctgcctcccaagtgctgggattaaaggcgtgtaccactacacctggtccagagtgtttttatttatttatttatttgacagagaaagagggagagagagagaaagaatatgcataccagggcctccagccactgcaaaggaactgcagatgcatgcgttccctgtgcctctggcttatgtgggtcctggggaattgaatctgggtcctgtggctttgttggcaaaggccttcactgctaagccatccctccagcaaccccactccccttcctgagtgttttaaaaaacatttttattgatttaaaaaattttttgtttatttttatttatttacttgagagtaacagacagacggagaatgaggcagagagagaaagagagagagagagagagaatgggcataccatggcttctcgccactacaaagaactccagatgcctgcactaccttgtgcatagggctttacatgggtactggagaattgaacgtgggttgttaggctttgcaggcaagcacctgaattgctgaaccatctctccatcccttaagcattcttttttttttctttttcaaggtagggtgtctctctagcccaggctgtcctggaattcactatgtagtctcagggtggcctcaaactcatggagatcctcttacctctgcttcccaagtgctgggattaaaggcgtgtgccaccacgcccagctaaacagTCTTTATAAGAATGCCACAAGAGTTGTTCTGTTGAACccatatgtattatttataattaattcaTCATTAATAATAGTGGCTGCAATTGGGTACTCATCACATGATGTGGGGATTCTTGTATGCCTATTTTCAGGCAAGGCAGAGGGGTTAAACACTTTTCCCATGCTTACATAGACAGTAGACATGCCATGAATAGCGTTGAGGCCATTACCATTCTCATGACCACTCCAACGAACTCCCAGTAACTGCTTGTTCCTCTGGGAGGGGATGGAAAGCTGTGTTCTGGGGCTCCAGGACTACGCGTGTTTTGTGCTGAAGTCCCAAATGGGCCAGGGACAAACCCAGAGCCACAATCCCTAATTGCTAACTGCATAAACAAGTGAGTATATGTTTGTGAGGTCTAGGGCTAGCATGATTCCATGTAGCTGCGTCATGAGAATCACTAGAAAGCTTGACAGAAATACGTACCCACAGGCATCCCTGGTGGCAGGACTCATCAGATTTTTCCCGATAATTCTGACAGAGACAAAAGTAAGTAAGGAAAGGCAGCTTGGGAACAGTGTGTCCTGTAACGGTGTCGGcgtctctctctgtgtttagGGTTGTATGGTTATATATAATTTCCATTTTCAGACAGGAAGCTAGGAAACTTACCAATCCTCGCCTCCAAGGAGTGGGACTGCGGGCCTGCAGACTGGGAATGGCCTTTGCCTTCTGTTAGGCATCTTAGAAATAATTCAAGGAACGacttgatatattctttttttaatgcttttaaaaaatatgtttatttatttatttattagaaacaaggagagaaagagagaaagagagagagagagagagagagagagagagagagagagagagagagagagggagggtgagagggagagggagagaatgggggcaccagggcctctagccactgaaaatgaactccagacgcatgcaccaccttgtgcatctggctaacttgggtcctggggaatcgaacctgggtccttaggcttcacaggcaagtgccttaactgctaagtcatttctccagtctgatatatcttttttcttttcaaaaaattttttattaacaacttccatgattataaaaaatatcccatggtaatatcctccctccccccactttcccctttgaaactctattctctatcctatcccctccccatctcaatcagactctcttttattttgatgtcatgatcttttcctcctgttatgatggtcttgtgtaggtagtgtcaggcactggatatctggatatccaggccattttgtgtcttgggaagcatgttgtatggagtcctgcccttcctttggctcttatttctgccacctcttctgcaatagaccctgagccttggaaggtgtgatagagatattgcagtgctgagcactcctgtcatttctttttagcactatgatgccttctgagtcatcccaaggtcactgccatctgaaaagaggagattctctaccaaaagtgagagtagcattaatataagggtatgaacattaagagaagtgcttactgggcagtttgataagcatagtatatacatttagccagacagcagctgaTGTTACACCCCCCTAGGActcatgagtacccctgttttaagttttcagtgtcagagatgtattcccttccatggagcaggcctccagtccaattagagagcagctggtttccactatgacagatgtgccactattgcacctattggctcatttggcctagctggccaaatataagtcttgcagtgtccaatgttgggtatcttcactggtgatttttctttctcccattgaactgcatggagaagggcttcttccagctttctgtgagctggtaaacatggaggaggttttcagctcagttccagcaggatttctcagtggccttgcagcccaagtatgtggaatcttcagcaatagggccttaccatctattcctggtgggaaaccaagggcccagcctgatatattctttttttaaaattgtgttttggTTTCCATTCTTATAATACCCATCAACTACATAATTGTGTTTGAGTTCCTTGtacattttcataaaattttacaGATTATAGTTTCTTACATGGGCATAACAGATTAagtaattaatctttttttttttttttttttttagaaagtatctcactctagcccagactggccttgaactcaagaccatcttccttccttggcctttgagtgctgggattaaaggtgtgatccacTATCCCTGGTTTAGATTGTTAAAATGTGAGATATGAATTATGTGAATGATGGCCTAAAAAGTTCAaaatggggctgggcatggtggcacacgcctttaatcccagcacttgggaggctgaggtaggaggatcaccatgagttgaagggtTAGCttggggccacagagtgagttcaaagtcagcctagtctggagtgagaccctccctcataaaattaaaaaacaagcatTCAAAATGAATTAAGGTATTCTTATTGTAAAAAATGaagcactgcagataagtagagcATTCTAGAGTTTGCCACCAAAATGGAACACTCTGTAGAGGGAGAGGCCTGTGATTAGATACATCAGCAACAGGATGACAGGGGTCTTCTGGGCAGACCTGAGCAGGTGGTCACCCTCCAAAAGTCCTCTTTGATCCTCCCATCTGGTTATATCCTGTGCCAGCTGGGATAGCCACTGGGACCAGcgtcatgtgtgtgtgagaggtcCTGGAGGTGCAGTTGTAGCCATGGAAACACAGCTCGGCGGGGTCTCTTTTCCATTAACACTAATGGCGCCATAGCCATGGAATTTGTTTCTGCTCATCACATCTGTGGATCCGCTCGCTACATTCACGTGAGCTGTTGCGTAGCTTTCTTGGCAAGAACTGAccctctctcctgttcctgttctcCTGTGGGCAGATAGTCAGGTCATTTCCAACTCTTTGGAGTTACagacaattaattaattaatggccATGAGAGTGAACATATCCCAACACTTAGCCTCCACTGGAAGTCGGGCCATCTAGAGATGGCACCTTTAGGAACCACTGAGTGTATGAGTATTGTCCCACACAGGCTTGAGAAGCCCCCACTTTTTACAACTAGGAGGACACAAGATTGGGGCTTTCCACGCTTCACCATCAGAATGCCTCTGATGGCCTCTTTGGCCTCTCCACATCTTGCCTGCATTTGGGGTTTAGAACCTGCCAGAAAGAGCtaggcaggcaagtaccttaactgctgagccatctttctggcccattttaacttttttttttttttttcaagatagggtcttactctagctcaggctgacctggaattcattctgtagtctcagggtggccttgaactcatggcaatcctcctatctctgcctcctgagtgctgggattaaagtcatgtgccaccatgcctgactttttttttttttccatgccagacttttttaaaaaaaatatttttatttatttgcaagcagagacagacagagagaagagagacagagagtaacaggaacactagggcctccagccacttctgcaaaggaattccagatgcatgtgccactttgtgcatctggctttacatgggtactggggaactgaacctgggttgttaggctttgcaggcaagtgccttaactgctgagccatctctccaccccacagtagttttttttctctttaaatttttttttttcatatttttaaatttatttatttgaaagtgacagagagaaggaggtagagagagagagagagaatgggcacgccagggcttctagccactgcaaatgaactccagacacgtgcgcccctttgtgtatctggctaacatgggtcctggggaatcgagccttgaactggggtccttaggcttcacaggcaagtgcttaactgctaagccatctctccagccctctctctctctctctcttttttttcaaggtagtatttcactgtagcccagactgacctggaacttactctgtagtcccaggttgcccTTAAacactcagtgaccctcctaccctgccttttgagtgctgggattaaaggcgtgcaccaccactcccagaaaatctgcctttttttttttttttttttttgagagcgacagacatagagagaaagacagatagagggaaagagagagaatgggcgcaccagggcttccagccactgcaaacgaactccagacatgtgcgcccccttgtgcatctggctaacgtgggacctggggaaccgagccttgaaccggggtccttaggcttcataggcaagtgcttaactgctaagccatctc is from Jaculus jaculus isolate mJacJac1 chromosome 18, mJacJac1.mat.Y.cur, whole genome shotgun sequence and encodes:
- the LOC123455833 gene encoding U1 small nuclear ribonucleoprotein 70 kDa-like: MEREIEMEREIEMEREIEMEREIEMEREIEMEREIEMEREIEREIEMEDRDREGEIEIEREIEIEREIEIEREIEIEREIEIEREIEREIEIEREIEREIEIEREIEREIEIEREIEREIEIEREIEREIEIEREIEREIEREIEIEREIEREIEIEREIEREIEIERAGDREGDRDRIERSRDRDRAIDREIERSRSSDRSRDREIEIEREIERSRDREIEIEIEREIERSRSSERSRDRDRARDREIEIEREIERSRDREIERSRSSERSRDRDRARDREIEIERSRDRARDRASERSRDREIEIERSRSSDPDRAIQIERSRSSERSRDRARDREIEREIEREIESEIESEIESEIESEIERSRDREIERSRDRARDRARDRARDRERDRERDRERDRERDRERDRERSRDREIER